A single genomic interval of Anaerobacillus sp. CMMVII harbors:
- the ytxC gene encoding sporulation protein YtxC: MIEIYLQNKLDRYYLFKNFKAGLYTFIKNGVVELSLASDRLIIKVDNTFDFEETIKPVLTEILKKHVIETKEDIWLLDVIQNIFYYDVPEEQSQILAMAKSILAGERLELPNVKKMFFTEKMIHDAFTNFLTRDINFCYESFLTFRLRGYLDKLIDCVEMAIDEFQLEQEYQNLVENFRFYLKKRTPKLTCVHLVIDGSFTFYDEYFHQLSYEKIEHYLDREIILKREFPFKKW; the protein is encoded by the coding sequence TTTGTTCAAAAATTTTAAAGCTGGGCTTTATACTTTTATAAAAAATGGAGTAGTAGAACTTTCGTTAGCTAGTGACAGATTAATTATAAAAGTGGACAATACATTTGATTTTGAAGAGACTATAAAGCCGGTGTTGACGGAAATCTTAAAAAAGCATGTAATTGAAACAAAAGAAGATATTTGGTTGTTAGATGTTATCCAAAATATATTCTACTATGATGTACCAGAGGAACAATCACAAATTCTTGCAATGGCAAAATCAATCTTAGCTGGGGAACGCTTAGAACTTCCGAATGTAAAAAAAATGTTTTTTACAGAAAAAATGATTCATGACGCTTTTACCAACTTCCTAACGAGAGACATTAATTTTTGCTATGAATCTTTCTTAACTTTCCGTTTAAGAGGTTACTTAGATAAGCTAATCGATTGTGTTGAGATGGCAATTGATGAATTTCAACTAGAACAAGAATATCAAAATTTAGTAGAGAATTTCCGTTTTTACTTAAAAAAGCGAACGCCAAAATTAACATGCGTTCATCTCGTTATTGATGGAAGTTTTACTTTTTATGATGAGTATTTTCACCAACTTTCTTACGAGAAAATTGAGCATTATCTAGATAGAGAAATCATTTTGAAAAGGGAATTCCCATTCAAGAAATGGTAA
- the ytxC gene encoding sporulation protein YtxC — protein sequence MVISPLVSIAPLEVHLYSDDVDNSVIQSIQNIFQERVKLNRKDHFKKNNYKIT from the coding sequence ATGGTAATCAGCCCGCTTGTTAGCATTGCACCATTGGAGGTTCACTTGTACAGTGATGATGTAGATAATAGTGTCATTCAATCTATCCAAAATATTTTCCAGGAACGGGTTAAACTAAATAGAAAAGATCATTTTAAAAAAAATAATTATAAAATCACCTAA
- the phnD gene encoding phosphate/phosphite/phosphonate ABC transporter substrate-binding protein gives MQYIKLIFIIVIFGFLISISIACSVKAPETVIALTEASLVDSEDESLNHDEETLKFAIVSILSIRETHRTFHKFAQYLEEELGRPVEIIQKQTYTEVKELFERDEIDAGIVCAYLSVVGRREGIIKKIAMPVIDGEKQFTSYIITKNNSSINSMEDLYGKNFAYSDSLSYSGYLVAKYNIVQGGFDFNSYFSNAYYTYSHDNTILAVANGLVDAGATHSVVFDKLKKENNPIIAEIKIIAEGELVGHSPVVINPNIDPDLEIKLREVILSMHKDEKGRKALEKLGYDYFDVPDKDLFKPIIKMLKDLGDL, from the coding sequence ATGCAATATATAAAATTAATTTTTATTATTGTAATTTTTGGTTTTCTTATAAGCATTTCAATAGCATGCTCAGTTAAAGCCCCAGAAACAGTTATTGCGTTAACAGAAGCCAGTTTAGTAGATTCTGAAGATGAATCACTAAATCATGATGAAGAAACTCTAAAGTTTGCGATTGTCTCAATTTTATCGATTCGTGAAACCCACCGTACATTTCATAAATTTGCCCAATATTTAGAGGAAGAATTAGGACGACCGGTCGAAATAATCCAGAAACAAACGTATACGGAAGTAAAGGAACTTTTTGAACGTGATGAAATTGATGCTGGAATAGTATGTGCCTACCTTTCAGTAGTAGGAAGGCGAGAAGGCATTATTAAAAAGATCGCGATGCCGGTTATAGATGGGGAAAAACAGTTTACATCTTATATTATTACTAAAAATAATAGCAGTATTAATTCAATGGAGGATCTTTACGGAAAGAACTTTGCATATTCGGATTCTTTATCATACTCAGGTTATTTAGTTGCAAAATATAATATCGTTCAAGGAGGATTTGACTTTAATAGTTACTTCTCAAATGCTTATTACACATATAGTCACGATAATACAATTTTAGCTGTAGCAAATGGATTAGTAGATGCAGGTGCAACCCATAGTGTAGTGTTTGATAAATTAAAAAAAGAAAACAATCCTATTATTGCAGAAATAAAAATCATTGCAGAAGGAGAATTAGTTGGACATTCTCCAGTTGTGATTAATCCAAATATAGACCCAGATCTTGAAATTAAGCTACGGGAAGTTATTTTATCGATGCATAAAGATGAGAAAGGGAGAAAAGCCCTTGAAAAGTTAGGTTATGATTATTTTGATGTACCAGATAAAGATCTATTTAAACCGATTATTAAAATGTTAAAAGACTTAGGAGATCTGTAG
- a CDS encoding ATP-binding protein, whose translation MKRLYLLFISVLSNSSVKTKVLGMTIGLVILMAITSTIILREILVVKLSEDLDRRAVSIASDLSSRSIDYTILKDIYSLHNLLQDTTQHNPDIEYIFITDQDLNVLIHTFGPDFKISEDLLNINLLEVGSHFETKQLVTFSSENGVIHDVIAPIFSGEAGFVRVGLNEEQIYKTIDAITFILILSTIFVGAIGFVIAFFLTKFMYRDLMHLMEKSKQVAAGDLDCNVDINSNDEIGKLGKEFNRMIKKLKQKEQEKNQYLNVLQMRNSELSLLHQLAVSSVDINNFNKHLKNAAVLLINDLNLNSCFIELDLAGEKIATFQGKNSCQKGKDKACENCELHKDDQVLHESQFYLPIGTSMKIGQINVCFINKPDETTKKFLYSFASQLSVVAENARLWKEIKYKEELRLKLLERVITVQEEERKRISRELHDETSQSITSIIVGLTLLEEHSISDAMKQKIQDLKVVSQKTLEEIHYISWSLRPSVLDDLGLLPAIKKYVIEYMNKFNLDVDIQVIGFNQLRVSSIIEVTIYRVIQEALTNAARHAEAENISIILKHSNGIVSVIIEDDGKGFDANQMLNANLVKDHLGLKGMQERIESLGGKLLIESNVGIGTTVYVKDILIGDEPCDKTENYAS comes from the coding sequence ATGAAACGGCTCTATCTTTTATTTATTTCTGTATTGAGTAATAGTAGCGTGAAAACGAAGGTTCTAGGAATGACAATCGGGTTAGTTATACTAATGGCCATAACGAGTACCATTATCCTCAGGGAAATTCTAGTCGTAAAACTTAGTGAAGATTTAGATCGTCGAGCTGTTTCAATCGCTAGTGATTTAAGTTCTCGTAGTATTGATTATACAATACTAAAAGATATTTATAGTCTGCATAATTTACTACAAGACACAACTCAACACAACCCTGATATTGAATATATTTTTATTACTGACCAAGACTTAAACGTTTTGATTCATACCTTTGGACCAGATTTTAAGATATCGGAGGATCTCTTAAATATAAATTTGCTTGAAGTAGGTAGTCATTTTGAAACTAAGCAGTTAGTGACTTTCTCTTCAGAAAATGGGGTTATTCATGATGTCATAGCTCCTATATTTTCTGGAGAGGCCGGATTTGTTAGAGTTGGTTTAAATGAGGAACAAATCTATAAAACAATCGATGCTATTACCTTTATATTAATTTTATCGACGATTTTTGTTGGGGCTATTGGTTTTGTGATTGCGTTCTTTCTAACGAAATTTATGTATCGTGATTTAATGCATTTAATGGAGAAAAGTAAACAAGTTGCTGCAGGAGATTTAGACTGTAATGTTGATATTAATTCAAATGACGAGATTGGTAAGTTAGGAAAAGAATTTAATAGGATGATAAAGAAGTTAAAACAAAAAGAGCAAGAAAAAAATCAATATTTAAATGTACTACAGATGAGGAATAGTGAGCTCTCTTTGTTGCATCAATTAGCGGTTAGTTCAGTTGATATCAATAATTTTAATAAGCATTTAAAAAATGCTGCCGTCCTACTTATAAATGATTTGAATTTAAATAGCTGTTTTATTGAGTTAGACCTTGCTGGCGAAAAAATTGCTACGTTTCAGGGGAAAAATAGTTGTCAAAAAGGAAAAGACAAAGCTTGTGAAAATTGTGAACTCCATAAAGATGATCAAGTTCTGCATGAATCACAATTTTATCTTCCGATAGGGACATCCATGAAAATTGGTCAAATTAACGTTTGCTTTATCAATAAACCAGATGAAACAACGAAAAAATTCCTCTACTCTTTTGCTAGTCAACTATCTGTTGTAGCTGAAAATGCAAGGTTATGGAAAGAAATAAAATATAAAGAAGAGTTAAGGTTGAAGCTTCTTGAACGGGTGATAACAGTACAAGAAGAAGAAAGAAAAAGGATTTCAAGAGAACTTCACGATGAAACAAGCCAATCGATAACCTCCATCATCGTTGGCCTGACCTTACTTGAGGAACATTCAATTTCGGATGCGATGAAACAAAAGATTCAAGATTTAAAAGTAGTATCGCAAAAAACATTGGAGGAGATTCATTATATATCTTGGTCACTTAGGCCAAGTGTATTAGATGATCTTGGCTTATTACCAGCAATTAAAAAGTATGTCATTGAGTATATGAATAAATTTAATCTAGACGTTGATATTCAAGTGATTGGGTTTAATCAACTCCGCGTTTCTTCGATTATTGAGGTGACGATATATCGTGTTATACAAGAAGCTTTAACAAATGCAGCTAGGCATGCCGAAGCTGAAAATATAAGTATCATTCTAAAACATTCCAATGGTATTGTTTCGGTTATTATTGAAGATGATGGTAAAGGATTTGATGCTAATCAAATGTTAAATGCAAATCTTGTAAAGGATCATTTAGGTTTAAAAGGAATGCAGGAACGAATTGAATCTTTAGGTGGGAAACTATTGATTGAATCCAACGTAGGTATTGGAACGACTGTTTATGTGAAAGACATTTTGATTGGAGATGAACCTTGTGACAAAACCGAAAATTATGCTAGCTGA
- a CDS encoding response regulator transcription factor, translating into MTKPKIMLADDHGVLLSGIQLLLSKVDEWEIIGTVSRGEEAVEKAAIWKPDLILMDISMPGIGGIEATKQIKEIFPQMKILMLTMFSEEDYLKKALMAGASGYVLKKAVDTELISAVNTVLQGETYIYPTLSSFLLRGFVEEPKASQQKVCPLSVREKEVLKYVALGFTYQEIAEQLFVSVKTVETHKARISEKLGMKKRSELVRYAVAQGLISISD; encoded by the coding sequence GTGACAAAACCGAAAATTATGCTAGCTGATGATCACGGAGTGTTATTGTCCGGGATTCAACTATTATTATCAAAAGTAGATGAGTGGGAAATTATAGGAACAGTCTCACGGGGGGAAGAAGCCGTTGAGAAGGCCGCTATATGGAAACCCGACTTAATATTAATGGATATATCTATGCCTGGTATTGGTGGGATTGAAGCGACCAAGCAAATTAAAGAGATATTTCCACAAATGAAAATCTTAATGTTAACGATGTTTTCTGAGGAAGACTATCTAAAAAAGGCGTTAATGGCTGGTGCTTCTGGTTACGTTTTAAAGAAGGCTGTAGATACAGAGCTTATTTCAGCGGTCAATACTGTCCTTCAAGGTGAAACATATATCTATCCAACATTATCAAGCTTTCTTTTACGTGGTTTTGTTGAAGAACCAAAGGCTAGTCAACAAAAGGTGTGTCCATTAAGTGTAAGGGAAAAAGAAGTGCTTAAATACGTTGCTTTAGGCTTTACGTATCAAGAAATTGCGGAACAATTATTTGTAAGTGTAAAAACCGTCGAAACACATAAAGCGAGAATTTCTGAAAAATTAGGCATGAAGAAGAGATCCGAGTTAGTACGCTATGCAGTTGCTCAAGGACTAATATCAATTAGTGATTAA
- a CDS encoding cytochrome c family protein — MLILAILIVAIATVVSGCTTKKTTTTPIAVAAEELSYYDKFVGPEKCADCHDDHMENWETSWHTKKTIEGPALGGGDLIWDWVPAKWDQLDSYLILDQKDKDTLYVSTKKYALDEVAFSVGSVRKQRYLVYYDGSPMEAYLAYTENGGISFEVDKSQTVQFEGNKERAGYNFLFLELHNEDDIRGYGEFRSWQERCIGCHTTGFNPEAWNEAKEEFINGEREHLRDTFVTTVSISCESCHGPGKDHADFPLRKGNIINPAKLAMDDPTRKMVCEQCHTRTQTNILYGNGANDNRGFKLGEHVYTEIMQYTRPAWGTGNRQVSIDGKGRRDHQQDMDIRLQDHIKGGSTIHGQMACFDCHDSHSVGNNPDNPRTYGETPVSNCVTCHGLDAEENLKVLNGTLGWEKFGFGNWGNEGGRSGNKQHIFNFDDEGRTFGLTADQYVWALLKDGNPAEQEGWESIWPWEIELYEAQGQKIYIGEKPWEEGE; from the coding sequence TTGCTAATCTTAGCAATCCTCATAGTTGCTATTGCGACAGTTGTTTCAGGATGTACCACTAAAAAAACAACAACAACACCTATAGCTGTAGCAGCCGAGGAATTATCCTATTATGACAAATTTGTTGGACCGGAAAAATGTGCAGACTGTCATGACGACCATATGGAAAATTGGGAAACATCATGGCATACCAAAAAAACTATTGAAGGACCCGCACTTGGGGGAGGCGATCTCATCTGGGATTGGGTTCCTGCTAAATGGGATCAACTAGATTCTTATTTGATTTTGGATCAAAAAGATAAAGACACTCTTTATGTATCTACTAAAAAGTATGCTTTAGATGAAGTGGCTTTCTCAGTAGGAAGCGTCCGGAAGCAACGCTACTTGGTTTACTATGATGGGTCACCAATGGAAGCATACTTGGCGTACACTGAAAATGGTGGTATTAGTTTCGAGGTAGATAAATCTCAAACTGTTCAATTTGAAGGTAACAAAGAGCGTGCAGGTTATAACTTTTTATTTTTAGAATTACACAATGAGGATGACATTAGAGGTTACGGTGAGTTTCGTTCATGGCAAGAACGTTGTATTGGTTGTCATACAACTGGATTTAACCCAGAGGCATGGAACGAAGCCAAAGAAGAATTTATTAACGGCGAACGTGAACATTTAAGAGATACTTTTGTCACGACTGTATCAATTAGCTGTGAATCATGTCATGGTCCAGGTAAAGACCATGCAGACTTCCCATTACGAAAAGGGAATATCATTAATCCAGCAAAACTGGCTATGGATGATCCGACACGTAAAATGGTTTGTGAGCAATGTCATACTCGAACACAAACAAACATTCTTTACGGGAATGGCGCAAATGACAACCGTGGCTTTAAGCTAGGTGAACATGTATATACTGAAATTATGCAATACACTCGTCCTGCTTGGGGCACAGGAAACCGACAAGTTTCCATTGATGGGAAAGGACGTCGTGATCACCAGCAAGACATGGATATCCGATTACAGGATCATATTAAAGGCGGATCTACTATTCACGGACAAATGGCTTGTTTTGACTGTCATGACTCTCATAGCGTAGGAAATAATCCTGATAATCCACGCACATATGGTGAAACTCCAGTATCTAACTGTGTTACATGTCATGGACTTGATGCAGAAGAAAACTTGAAGGTTTTAAATGGAACTCTAGGTTGGGAGAAATTTGGTTTTGGAAATTGGGGTAACGAAGGTGGACGTAGTGGGAATAAACAGCATATTTTCAATTTTGACGATGAAGGGAGAACTTTCGGACTTACTGCAGATCAATATGTTTGGGCTCTGCTGAAAGATGGAAACCCTGCAGAACAAGAAGGTTGGGAATCAATTTGGCCGTGGGAAATTGAACTTTATGAAGCACAAGGACAAAAAATCTATATTGGCGAGAAGCCTTGGGAAGAGGGTGAATAG
- a CDS encoding NapC/NirT family cytochrome c gives MTYTKKKLWLIILAAVFAGIVISVITVGTTSATTKSSFCLNCHDAPEFSSSMAQTPHGNLECLSCHGEGFVKDKINGVGHLMSTITGKMDPNAYHEYGAEVDSEKCLSCHNIENTKRDSGSVTMHLKVVEKDMSCTRCHDTLFFHGHGVE, from the coding sequence ATGACATATACTAAAAAGAAGCTATGGTTGATCATTTTAGCCGCTGTTTTTGCGGGGATCGTTATATCTGTTATCACTGTCGGAACAACAAGTGCTACAACGAAAAGTAGCTTTTGTTTAAATTGTCATGATGCACCTGAATTTTCATCGAGCATGGCTCAAACGCCTCATGGAAATCTTGAATGCTTAAGCTGTCATGGTGAAGGGTTCGTTAAAGACAAAATCAATGGTGTTGGCCATCTGATGAGCACAATTACGGGTAAAATGGATCCGAACGCATACCATGAATATGGGGCAGAAGTTGATAGTGAAAAATGTTTATCTTGTCACAATATTGAAAATACAAAACGTGATAGCGGTTCTGTAACAATGCATTTAAAGGTTGTCGAAAAAGATATGAGTTGTACACGTTGCCACGATACACTGTTCTTCCATGGACATGGTGTAGAATAA